A single region of the Solwaraspora sp. WMMD406 genome encodes:
- a CDS encoding TcmI family type II polyketide cyclase, giving the protein MDRSLIIARVIPDAEQQVAEIFAESDRTELPGLAGVRHRSLYRLHDLYVHLIETDDSGTAAVAQARRHPEFDRVSQRLAAYISPYLPTWRAPQDAIAHRFYRWDAPAEPSRRKP; this is encoded by the coding sequence ATGGATCGGTCGCTGATCATCGCCAGGGTGATACCGGACGCGGAACAGCAGGTGGCCGAGATCTTCGCCGAATCGGACCGGACCGAACTGCCCGGACTGGCCGGCGTACGGCACCGCTCGCTGTACCGGCTGCACGACCTGTACGTGCACCTCATCGAAACCGACGACTCGGGTACGGCCGCGGTCGCGCAGGCGCGCCGACACCCCGAGTTCGACCGGGTGAGCCAGCGACTCGCCGCCTACATCTCGCCGTACCTGCCGACCTGGCGCGCCCCGCAGGACGCGATCGCCCACCGCTTCTACCGGTGGGACGCGCCGGCCGAACCGTCCCGGCGGAAGCCGTGA
- a CDS encoding biotin/lipoyl-containing protein yields MPDAPTNDAPAPAELTGQLRRLAEQTHALVGGLTGPLRRIQVRHGETVIEIEWHDPAVVGRPDVGPGDGSPAVPTDGAQQRTPDRSAPPGPDQIPARDTGHGPGQHNGHGGDQAETRPQVRSPIVGTFYRAAEPGGQPFVAVGDRLRPGQVIGIVEAMKLMNEIACDRSGVVAAVLVADGTPVEYDQPLITLDPG; encoded by the coding sequence ATGCCCGACGCGCCCACGAACGATGCCCCGGCACCGGCGGAACTCACCGGTCAGCTTCGCCGGCTCGCGGAACAGACCCACGCGTTGGTCGGCGGGCTCACCGGACCGTTACGCCGGATCCAGGTACGGCACGGCGAGACGGTGATCGAGATCGAATGGCACGACCCAGCCGTGGTGGGGCGTCCGGACGTCGGACCCGGAGACGGGTCGCCGGCCGTACCCACTGACGGGGCACAGCAGCGGACACCTGATCGGAGCGCCCCGCCGGGTCCCGACCAGATCCCTGCTCGGGACACCGGGCACGGCCCTGGTCAGCACAACGGACACGGTGGCGACCAGGCCGAGACGCGCCCGCAGGTCCGCTCGCCGATCGTCGGCACCTTCTATCGGGCCGCCGAACCGGGTGGCCAGCCGTTCGTCGCCGTCGGCGACCGGCTGCGCCCCGGTCAGGTGATCGGGATCGTCGAAGCGATGAAGTTGATGAACGAGATCGCCTGCGACCGGTCCGGGGTGGTGGCCGCGGTGCTCGTCGCCGACGGCACGCCGGTCGAGTACGACCAACCCCTGATCACGCTGGACCCTGGCTGA
- a CDS encoding acetyl-CoA carboxylase biotin carboxylase subunit, with translation MFEKILIANRGEIALRIARACRELGVRTVAVHSTADRDCAVVRFADESVHIGPAPGRLSYLNAAAIIEAARQTGAQAIHPGYGFLSEDPDFAEICADNGLVFIGPPPAVMSALGDKSRARAVLGAAGLPLPPGSREPVADAAQAARVAAEIGYPVIIKAAAGGGGRGMTVVAGEPELAAAYRRTRQAARTAFGDDRVYLERYLTQARHVEVQVLCDGYGNGVHLGTRDCSVQRRHQKLIEEGPAPVLPAAMLDEMASVAVRSALAVGYVGAGTFEFLVDEHDRFHFIEINCRIQVEHPVTEMITGVDLVQEQVHIAAGTPLRLRQSEIRPRGVAIECRVNAEDPQRGFAPAPGRLERFEPPGGPFTRVDTHGRPGYLISPHYDSLLAKVVVWAPDRELALNRMERALGEFQVCGPGVRTTIPFLRRVLDDAGFRKGRYSTTLVDRLLDEPADRSDRSGESGESDPPDEPDQP, from the coding sequence GTGTTCGAGAAGATCCTGATCGCCAACCGCGGCGAGATCGCGTTGCGGATCGCCCGCGCCTGCCGGGAACTCGGGGTGCGTACCGTGGCGGTCCACTCCACCGCCGACCGGGACTGCGCGGTCGTCCGGTTCGCGGACGAGTCCGTGCACATCGGTCCGGCGCCGGGCCGGCTCAGCTACCTCAACGCCGCCGCGATCATCGAGGCGGCCCGGCAGACCGGGGCCCAGGCGATCCATCCCGGATACGGTTTCCTCTCCGAGGATCCGGACTTCGCCGAGATCTGCGCCGACAACGGGCTGGTCTTCATCGGCCCACCACCGGCGGTGATGTCGGCGCTCGGCGACAAGTCCCGGGCGCGGGCGGTGCTCGGCGCGGCCGGGCTGCCCCTGCCCCCGGGCAGCCGGGAACCGGTCGCCGACGCCGCTCAGGCGGCGCGGGTCGCCGCCGAGATCGGCTACCCGGTGATCATCAAGGCGGCGGCTGGTGGCGGCGGGCGCGGGATGACCGTGGTGGCCGGCGAACCGGAGCTGGCGGCGGCGTACCGGCGGACCCGCCAGGCCGCCCGGACGGCCTTCGGCGACGACCGCGTCTACCTGGAGCGGTATCTGACCCAGGCCCGGCACGTCGAGGTCCAGGTGCTCTGCGACGGGTACGGCAACGGCGTGCACCTCGGCACCCGCGACTGCTCGGTGCAACGCCGCCACCAGAAGCTGATCGAGGAGGGTCCGGCCCCCGTGCTGCCGGCGGCGATGCTCGACGAGATGGCGTCGGTGGCGGTACGGAGTGCGTTGGCGGTCGGTTACGTCGGCGCCGGGACGTTCGAGTTCCTGGTAGACGAGCACGACCGGTTCCACTTCATCGAGATCAACTGCCGGATCCAGGTGGAGCATCCGGTCACCGAGATGATCACCGGCGTCGACCTGGTGCAGGAGCAGGTGCACATCGCCGCCGGCACACCGCTGCGGCTGCGCCAGTCCGAGATCCGGCCCCGGGGAGTGGCGATCGAGTGTCGGGTCAACGCGGAAGATCCGCAGCGCGGATTCGCGCCGGCCCCGGGCCGGTTGGAGCGTTTCGAGCCACCCGGCGGACCGTTCACCCGGGTCGACACCCATGGTCGTCCCGGTTACCTGATCAGTCCGCACTACGACTCGCTGCTGGCCAAGGTGGTGGTCTGGGCACCCGACCGGGAACTCGCGCTCAACCGGATGGAGCGGGCGCTCGGCGAGTTCCAGGTCTGCGGACCGGGCGTACGCACCACGATTCCGTTTCTGCGTCGGGTGCTCGACGACGCCGGTTTCCGCAAGGGACGGTACTCGACCACCCTGGTCGACCGACTCCTCGACGAGCCAGCCGACCGGTCCGACCGGTCCGGTGAGTCCGGTGAGTCCGACCCACCCGATGAACCAGATCAGCCGTAG
- a CDS encoding SRPBCC family protein, producing MSITDENRPVTSADITAILVRNCGLDAAGAAATPAASLAELGMDSLALLELQAVVADRYRVRIPEQSAELTIAQITELIADGIATGEAPEGEAPEGEAPEGEAPTQDETAPQDETATPAEASAGPDVPDPPGHTENSIVIAAPLQLVWDVTNDVSRWPELFTEYAVATILHRRGDTVRFRLTMHPDENGIAWSWVSERSVDRARREVRAYRVEPGPFQYMRIHWRYTEVPEGTRMTWIQDFAMRPDAPVDNAAMTERINTNSRIQMEIIRDRIETVARHHGLVSSGGAGHE from the coding sequence ATGAGCATCACCGACGAAAACCGGCCCGTCACCTCAGCCGACATCACCGCCATCCTGGTCCGCAACTGCGGGCTCGACGCGGCCGGCGCCGCCGCGACGCCGGCCGCGTCACTGGCGGAACTCGGCATGGACTCGCTCGCGTTGCTGGAACTGCAGGCCGTCGTCGCCGACCGCTACCGGGTACGGATCCCCGAGCAGAGCGCGGAACTGACGATCGCCCAGATCACCGAGCTGATCGCCGACGGGATCGCCACCGGCGAGGCTCCCGAAGGCGAGGCCCCCGAGGGCGAGGCCCCCGAAGGCGAGGCTCCCACACAGGATGAGACCGCGCCCCAGGACGAGACCGCGACGCCGGCTGAAGCCAGCGCCGGACCGGACGTACCCGACCCACCCGGACACACCGAGAACAGCATCGTCATCGCCGCCCCGCTCCAGCTGGTCTGGGACGTCACCAACGACGTCAGCCGCTGGCCCGAGTTGTTCACCGAGTACGCGGTGGCGACGATCCTGCACCGCCGGGGCGACACCGTACGGTTCCGGCTCACGATGCATCCGGACGAGAACGGCATCGCCTGGAGCTGGGTCAGCGAACGCAGCGTCGACCGGGCGCGGCGCGAGGTACGGGCCTACCGGGTGGAACCCGGACCGTTCCAGTACATGCGCATCCACTGGCGATACACCGAGGTACCGGAAGGCACCCGGATGACCTGGATCCAGGACTTCGCGATGCGCCCGGACGCACCGGTCGACAACGCGGCGATGACGGAGCGGATCAACACCAACAGCCGGATCCAGATGGAGATCATCCGGGACCGGATCGAGACGGTGGCCCGCCACCATGGGCTGGTCTCTTCGGGAGGTGCCGGTCATGAGTGA